From Solanum stenotomum isolate F172 unplaced genomic scaffold, ASM1918654v1 scaffold10990, whole genome shotgun sequence:
TTActgaatattttgttattttttatggtAGTGTTGCTAGCAGAACAAGAATAGTTGGAATGGGTGCATTACACACACAAAGTGGTGCTACTATTATTAATGTAAGTTCCCTATTTCTATACttaaatatcatttattattttttgtttaatcacaaattaagattatttatattcatttgAACAGCCTGGAATGCCTGGTGAAAGATTTAGAAATGTGAAGTCTTCAGCAGTTGTCACTGGAGATCTTGGACATAAACCACCATGTGGTGTGAAATGGAAGGGAAAACAAGCTATGACCTCAAGCCAACTTGAAGAGATGAGGAGAAGAAAACAAATGTAGACTAGGTCTAAGGCTGCACATTTGAGCCTAGAGAGCTCTAATGCAATCTAACTTGTTTTGGTAGATTTTTGTTGGTCATGCAATATAGACATTTATTTTATTGGGTGATAAACAATGCAATGCACTTTATCCCTATTTAGTACCCTTATATTTAAGACAATGAATTGCAGTTGTGACTGCATTTTGATTTGTGGTGTTTGATTATGTAACTGCTTTGACATATATTAACTtctattttgattaatgattatgCAGTTATGAATGTCTGTTTATGTAACAATATTGCTTCTCTTTTAGTGATGGTATCTGTGTTTATGGAGGGCAATAAGTGACTACTTAAGCAGTGGCTATACAAACGTATAGTTTAGACAGTTGAGCAGATAGTTGTACACACTAAATATATAGTTTATGACCAAATACAATATCAAATACTTGCAACAATAAATGAGACAAATTAAGCTAAGAGAAGCTTTGTAATTCATTACACAAAAGCCTTACAAGTTCAACACAATATTGCAAATTTTTGGTACAATAAGAGATCATGACAATTTCCTTGAATGTCCTTCTCCTTTCAGAAACAATACTCTTTGAAATACTAAACTTACACCTAAAATACAAACACACAACAGAGCAATCCAAAGTTGTTTCTCCCTTTTCTTGGACTTGGCCAAtttgtttttccatttcttttcaactgctttaattttatcttcttcAAATCATCATCAAAATTGTCCATTTTTGACTCCTTCTTGTTCATATCTATTTTGCTTTCCATGGATTTGATCGACTTAGTAGGCTTGTTGATTTCCTTATCCGAAGTTTCAACTTTTCGAGAAGATTCAACACTATGTTCAAGCTCCGCAATTCTTCCCAACAACTTGGGAATCACAAATTTGGATCTTGGATCAATATAATCATCTTTCCAAAGCCAAAAATCGCATGATCTAACATTCTTAAAAAACAAAACGAATCATTCTATGGCTCTTGAAACAACAAAATGAATTATTCAACTCTTAAAGAAGATTAACTTACCCCATAATAAGGACAACCCCAATATCTTCTATTAGGATTTCTCGGGGTCCAAGAGGTCAGCAAAGGCAAAACAAATCTGTGTTTGCATTGCACCTCTTCCAATTCATGATCTTCCTCTTGTAAACAGAGCCTAGTCAAGCTTATTCGAGCCATTGTAGCACCTTAATAAGAATTACTGCGAATCaaacaattaaaaattcaaaatacgaaatagatagaaacaaatcaaaatgaaaaagagagaaatgaatcaaaatggaaaagagatgaatgaataataatgaaaaagagtTACATTTGATTCAAAAGAAGGAATTTTGAACTATGTTTGAATTTAGGGTTCTTGATTCAGatttttgggtgaaaatttaggatttttgtTCATTAGGGTCGGGTGGGTGGGTTATGTGAAGGGAATGAAAATATAAGCGTTGagttagatttttttaattaaaaaaataaataaaaatgactttattagCGTGTTGACGCGCTCAACTATGTGGAGCGAAATGCGCCCTGGGTTGGGTGACGGAAGGGggaaataaatatacttttatgtACTTAATGTGTGTAATAGGTCACCCATTAGTTAAAGTGTGTAAATGACTTTTGGGTATACGTTTAGGGGGCAATTTATGCCTTTTGCCTATAATAAAGTTGGATGTATGAGAGGTGATGTGACATGCCTCTAAAGTCAAGAATgacatttatcttttttcttaattttttgacatttttcttcattttctaatttattaaaaaaacctataaattatttttgaattacaTTAATTTAGAAATCTAAAAAGTCATTATCATTAATTTAATGATTCTTTTATTTCCTAATTAAACCAAATAAATAATGCGGTTTACCTTCTTCATCCGTTTTGCTCATTTAGGtcatcaataattttaatatctaattaaattgagaaattaatatattcaatttCTATATTCCTTTATGTTCTTTCATATTCCTTAATTCTCTTTATATTgtcaatttatttgtcattttgatCATGTGATGTCTATGTTtctctatgtttttttttatattcaatttatatgtcactatgaagcttcattttttttgtaggttatttGGTTATGCCTAAAGGCTAAAGGTCTCATTTCACAGTATCTAACTATCTGGTAAgttgttaaaatatattattttagttttttttttttgcaactaTTTTGTACTAAATTGGGTAGGATTATGTATTATCAGATAGAGAATTCAAAAGAATAATACATAATTTTACTTTGTATATTCATTGTCATATGTATCTTTGttaatctaatttattttaagttaaatttgaaTAGTTGACGTTTATATGAATTTTGTTTATTCAAATAACTAATCATGACTTTCAATATAATCAAtgcattttatatttaatttgtaagaatttttatttataatcatCTTAATTATTGGTTACATGTgttgttatgttttttcttttactttgtcTATTGACATTTATGCaaagatatatacatatttatgtaaGCATCtcttaaaaattagaaattctagtaatctatttttttctattttgattcttcttcttattgatttacttttatttatcaaaagtaATCGTAAAAAAGGATATACCTTTATTGAAGAAACAACCCTTTCACGcatcaattttaaaaacaaattttattgaaGAGTACCATAATGCTCTGATGGTTCATTTATTCTCAATATTCAAAAAACACGATATGAACAATACAATTTGTggatcttatttttcttttgataaatttgtttgtatatgtgtttatggttttttttctttaaacatTAGGTttcaaaaaactatatatatcgATATCCTATACACAAAAATTGATACAATATCTCTTGAaattcttttgttattttacttcctattaagaaaataaaaaattctttgcTTATTAGTACATGTATAGTGTACACTACACAAGTATTTTATAGAACactataaaaaattgaagtgatataaaatcatatcatagaaaaatatataaattaagaaCTAATATAAAAttggagaaaaattaaaatatttgattttgcaAATTGAGATCTTTCAAATATATGATTGAGTTGTAATATTAATCAGCGCAAAGCGTGAATAAGTtcactataatatatatatatatacataaaaggtAATGATATATGTAGGGACATTTTTATAGtctagaaaattatttatcttttatctcctttttttgaattttttcttgttctttttattaatcaatttgattaataatttaaaaaaatctatcatatttattagggaaaagggtcaaaaatacccctcaactttgttttattggttgattATGCCCTTACCGTTAAAACGAAGTTATTAGTACCCCTATCGTTACCAAACTTGTCACATGTACCCCTCAATTGGATGGAAAATCccaaattaacaaaattaacccgatttatttaaattaaccaATTTTAACCGGACCCGACCCATAAAATGATATAACCCATCTATGTTCATCTTCATTTTTAACCTAATTTATCTGTCTCCCTATTTCCTACTTCCTACTGTTCATCTTCATCACTTCCTTGAGCTTCAAATCAAACATTCTTCTTTGCCATCTTTTCCGTCTTTTCCGCAGCTCACGTCTCGGGCATCATTATGCCATTACAAGCATCTCTTCAATACCTCATTCTCTTCCTTAGAACCTGCCCTAAATTCGATACTTCCAGCAACGTTAAATTTGAAATCTCATTAACTATCGCTGATACTCTCCCTGATGGAGCCAACTTTGATTCGTGAGCTGATGTTGTGAAATTTGAACTGATTAACGGTTTAGTAAAGCTGTATAAATGAGtttcagaatttttttgaatcttggACTGTGGAATTGTGAATGCATATAAGGTGTTTGATATATGGAAATAGTTATGGAACGGTGATACAGAGAATTAGAAATAAATCGATTGAAACATCTCATGATTATGGCATAAAAGCTTCTGACTGAATTGCTAGGGCTTTGTAATGGTGCCGGAACAGTGATTACAACGACGATGGGTTTAATCGTTTGGGAAGTAGGAAGGTTGGGGAAGTTAAGGTTTTAGGCTTACTTGTATTTACTTAATCCCATAAGGTTATGGAAATGTTATTCATGtctttaaaaatgtattttcctccattgtttttttcattgatgtttatatcaaaaatatgaagatgaagaaagagAGTCATATATTAGATGGATCGAAATTGGGTTAAAATTGGTTAATTTAAGTAAATCgggttatttttgttgatttgggGTTTTCCATCCAATTGAGGGGTACATGTGACAAGTTTGTAGATGGCAGGGGCAAatataacttcattttaacggtaagggtatagtcaaccaataaaacaaagttgaggggtatttttgacccttttccctatttattacatctaattatatatatatcacgAGTTACAAAAGACCTTCAtctatttattttctctatttaatAACATGTATTATCAGTCCTTTCTATTGAGATATGTAATATGTAGtgtgttgtatatttatgtTGTATAGTGCATTAGTCTAGCTTACTGTTTGATTAAGTCGGTTACTTAGTTAGTTAATTGACAGCTGTAGATTAGTCACAATAGTTTGTTAGATAGTTTGTTAGATATTTTCCATTTATCTACTATAAATGTATACTTACAGATGGAATGAATTAGTTTTTTACATTCTCACAAACAATGTTTTACAAttcctttttctctcttcttcgtTCCTAATGCAACAATAGAAGAGAAACAACCATGGATGAATCTTAAGCTCTCGATAAAGCTTGATCATTCAATTTCAAAGTttgacatggtatcagagcatcaTGTCGATTTTTCCGCAATCAATTCCTCGTGTATTATCGATCTGCAGTTGTGTGAGTTTGTTTATTTCGATTGAAAACTCAAGCTTCTCAATCCTCTGTTGTTTTCTCTTTCCCTATTCCTCTTACTATTTACGAATTGATAACCATTGACGATGACTAATGATACTACCAATATTGCTACTAATACCACTGATGCCCCAATTGATTCGTTTAGTCCATTGTATATACATCCATCTGATAATCCGGGCGCAATGCTTGTACCAAATCCTTTTAATAGAACTGGTTATAGATCATGGAGAAGAGGTGTACTACGTTCTTTGTCAGTAAAGAACAAGCTTGGATTCATCAATGGCAAGTGCGAGAAGCCGGCCAGTAATTCCCCAAATTTTCATTTATGGGAGAGATGTGACGATATGGTCACATCTTGGATTCTAAACTCTTTAGGAAAAGAGATTGTTGATAGTGTCGAATATGTGAACGATGCAACTGAACTCTGGAGGAAATTGGAGGATAGATATGATCAAACCAATGGTGCAAAGCTAtatcaaattcaaaaggaaatcAATGATTTGTCACAGGGAATTTTGGACATAACTGGTTATTatacaaaaatgaagaaacTATGAGAAAAGTTAAGTAGACTAAATGTGAAAACACAGTGTAATTGTGCTTGTACTTGTGGTGCGAAGGAGAGTGTGCACAAAAGAGAACATGACAAGAGACTTATACAGTTCTTAATAGGGTTAAATGAAGTATACACTACAGTACGAGGTAACATTTCGATGATGAATCCATTACCCTCTTTCCCACAAACATTTTCACTGTTGGTCCAGGATGAAAGGCAAAGAGAAATCAGACCTGGTAACCAACTAGGCACTGCCTCCACATCTCTTAGTGCTAGTGTTTCAAGATCTGGGGGATACAATGCAAACAATGGTATTATTTTTAGGCCAAGTTATGATGCATTTGGGATCAATGGTGAAAGTGGTTTTAGAACCAATTATTCTTCACAGACTGGTCAATCCTCTAACAAACATAGCGTTAATTCTGTAAGAAATCAGGTCACACTAAGGAAAAATGCTACAAACTTCATGGTTACCCCCAAAACAATCAGAATTTCAggaacaacaataacaacaacaattctGATTGGAAAGAGAAGAAGGTGGCACATGCTCAAGGACCTTCTGCAGACATGTTGTCTACTAGAGGTGATGATATGAGAGAATAAAAGCAACAACTAAGCATTTCTAAGGACCAATATGCACATTTGGTGAACCTTCTACAACATTTTTATCCTACAAACACAGGAGAATCATCAGACAACAACATTGCCAATGGATCTATAAATTTTGCAAGTATTGTAGTTTGTTCTAACAGAATCTCTTCTATTGAATTTGGTAAATTGTCatgcaaatgttcaaaagcaagaGAAGACATATGGATCATAGATTCAGGTGCATCTAACCACATCACTTTCCATAGATCTCATCTAACCAATATTAAACAACTACCCTATCATGTCCTAGTGAGTCTTCCAAATAGTTATAAGGTCAAAGTAACTGAAATTGATAGTGTTCATTTGACATCTGAAATTACTTTAcactaggggtgtgcaaaaaccgatttaaccaataaaccgaaccgaaaaaaacactattggtttattgatattgggctaacggtttttaaacggttttgcaaatttttttattgggttattggttcgatttccgattttataatttttgttaatggttaaaccgataacccaataagactatactaaatttactagtcttattgttaatagttaaacgattgttactttcacactttttgttaatggttaaacgattgttactttcacactttttcctttgaatgtctctagtgtctaaacttgcaagaaaaatgattgttacttttatgattattactttcatgccgaatgctggaaaaatcatatggtttatttgaaaattttcttatcgtgtatataatatatatgagtattttcttattggttaaactgaaaatcgaaccgttaagtaccataaaccgattaaccaaaaaccgataagaaatatgttattggtttggttatcggtttgaagtatttacaaaccaaaaaccgataaaccgaaccaataacacttaaaatcgaaccgaaccgaccgatgcgcacCCCTACTTTACACAAAGTTTTATATGCTCCTTCTTTTAAATACAATCTAATCTCTGTACATTGTTTGACTTTAAATCCTAAAagcataatttcttttattgataaaaatatgtCTTCTGTAGTCCCCTTCAATGAAGAGGCCTCTGGAGATTGGTGAAGTAGAAAATGTCCTTTACCTCCTATGCTCTCATTGCTTGACGAATTATATCTGTTCTACTACGGTTATGAAtattagttttgaaaaaaagCAGCTCAGTGCCTTTAGTTTACCTTCATcttttgtttttactacttgtccTTGCAATGACAAAAATTGTAATTCTTCATTCTCTACTTTGAATATCAATAAAGTACAATCTTTTCctgtttcttttgttttttataaagaTAATGTAGATTTGATGTGGCACAATAGCCTTGGACATGTTCCTTTTGGCAAAATGAAGGGTATTTCATCAATACCTGCCCATTTTTCTTCAAAACAACCTTTTTTTATGTAACATCTGCCCTATGGCTAGACAAACAAGGCTACCCTTTCCAAAAAAGATCACTTTTACCAAACAAATCTTTGAACTACTTCACATTGACCTATGAGGTCCATATCATGTAGCAACACATTACAAGTATAAATACTTCCTTACCATGGTGGATGATTACAACAAATGCACTTGGACATATCTGTTATCATGCAACAGTAATGCACCACAAGTCATTAAAGCCTTTGTCACTTTAGTTGAAAACCAATTTAATACTCACATTAAAATCATTAGATCAGACAATGGTCTGGAGTTCACAAACACAGAATCCAATCAGTTTTTTCAATCCAAAGGCATTATCCACCAAAAGAGTTTCCCgacacaccacaacaaaatggtgttgttgaaagaaaacacaaatacCTCTTGGAGACTGCCGAGCACTTCCTGTTCCAATCCCAACTTTCAATTAAATATTGGGGAGAATGTCTACTCACAACAACCTATATAATAAATAGACTCCCCACAACCCATTTCAAAGACAGATGCCCTTTTGAACTCTTacagaaaaaacaaacaaactatTCCCACATGAAAGTGTTTGGTTGCCTATGCTACCCCACTACTCTAAAAAATCTCAATCACAAATTTGACCCTAGAACTACTCCCCGTGTGTTTGTTGGATACCCTTTTGGAACTAAGGGGTACAAGGTCCTAAGTTTAGCCACTAAGAAGATACATATATCTAGAGATGTTATTTTTCATGAGAGCATATTTCCTTTTAAACTGCTTTCTTTTACTGATTCATGTAGACATATTCCTGATGTTGTTTTTTACTCCAATAATGATTGTAATGAGGAGCATATGCACTATGTGTCAACTAATACAAGTTGTCATCCCAACACTGCCATTCAGATGTCTCTCATATCACCACATAATAACTCTACACCACATAATAACTCTCCAGTTATTAGTCCTAATAGTTTGCCCATAGACCCTTTTGAACCTGTAATACATGTTTCCACTCCATCACCTACCGTTCATACTCCTGTGGTGAGAAGGTCTACTAGGACATCTAAGGTCCCTGTCCACCTCAATGACTATGTCCACTCCTTGAAGCCTACATCTTATTCCCTTAATGCTTTATTTTCCTTACACCAACACATTACACCTGACTCATTGAACCATCATAGTCAGAATCTTGTTGAGAGTATTTGTCATGACAATGAACCTTCTTCTTATGGAGAGGTTGACATCAATCCTTCCTGGCAAAATGCTATGACTCAGGAGTTTCATGTCTTACATGCCAATTATACTTGGGATCTAGTTCCTCTACCACCACATAAACAAGCCATTGGATGTAAGTGGATGTATAAAGTGAAGCACAAAACAGATGGTAGTATTGAAAGGTTCAAAGCTAGGTTGGTGGTGAAGGGATATACTCAACAACTTGGCATTGACTATATTGAAACCTTCTCCCCTGTCATTAAAATGACCACTGTGAGGGCCTTGATTTCCACTGCAGCTAAGAAAGGCTGGGATATTTACCAATTAGATGTCAATAATGCTTTCCTTCATGGAGTTCTCCATGAGGAAGTTTACATACAGCCTCCACCAGGGCTGGTTCTCAGTAATCCTAATCTAGTCTGCAAGTTAAGAAAGTCATTGTATGGTTTGAAGCAGGCCAGCAGACAATGATATGACAAGCTTACTCAAGCTCTTTGTTCCAGGAGCTATCAACACTCTTTGAATGATTAttctcttttcttcaaaaagacAGATCACTCTGTCACTTTCATAGCAGTGTGTGTTGATGATGTCCTCCTTACTGGAACTGATCTAGTTGAAATCCAACAGCTCAAGGCATTTTTACATGACAACTTCAAAATCAAGGATCTAGGtaaattacattatttcttGGGCTTGGAAATATTATACAAGGCTGATGGTATCCTCATTTCTCAAAGGAAGTTTGTCCTTGATTTACTCAAAGAGTATGATTGTATTACTTACAACAACTTTACTTCACCACTAAATCCAAATGTGAAACTTCAGGCCAAAGAAGGGACCTTATTACCAGACCCTACCTATTATAGGAAACTAATTGGCAAGTTGAATTTCCTCACCAACACTAGACTTGACATTGCTTATAATGTTCAACATCTTAGTTAGTTTATGCAATCTCCAAGAGAACCACACCTGAAAGTTGCATTTCATCTACTAAGGTATCTTAAAAGGGATCCTACTTTGGGCTTTTTCATGTCTAATGATCCCTGCTATACCATCAGAGCCTTTTGTGACTCTGATTGAGCTTCAAGTCCTGATTCTTGGAGATCTGTTAGTGGTTACTTGGTTCTTCTTGGCAATTGTCCCATCAGCTGGAAATCTAAGAAATAAGAGACTGTCTTCTTGTCCTCAGTTGAGGATGAATATAGGGCCATCCGAAAGGTTGGTGGTGAACTGGTGTGGTTAGATAGGCTTCTCAAGGAACTTACTGTCCCTTTTTTCCACTCTTATTCATGTCTACTATGATAGCCAGTCTGCCTTACACATTGCAAAGAATCCTGTTTTTCATGAAAGGACCAAACATATTGAAGTGGATTGCCATTTTGTGCGCAATCAGTTGAATGAAGGTCTCATTTCTTTACATCACACGCCTACTTCTGATCAGCTTGCAGACGTCCTGACCAAAGCTCTCATTGGCGTTAAGCATGCAACTGTTCTTGACAAGTTGGTCGTCCTTTCACCCcttccaacttgaggggggggggggNNNNNNNNNNNNNNNNNNNNNNNNNNNNNNNNNNNNNNNNNNNNNNNNNNNNNNNNNNNNNNNNNNNNNNNNNNNNNNNNNNNNNNNNNNNNNNNNNNNNNNNNNNNNNNNNNNNNNNNNNNNNNNNNNNNNNNNNNNNNNNNNNNNNNNNNNNNNNNNNNNNNNNNNNNNNNNNNNNNNNNNNNNNNNNAGGGCTGGTTCTCAGTAATCCTAATCTAGTTTGCAAGTTAAGAAAGTCATTGTATGGTTTGAAGCAGGCCAACAGACAATTGTATGACAAGCTTACTCAAGCTCTTAGTTCCAGGGGCTATCAACACTCTTTGAATTATTAttctcttttcttcaaaaagacAGATCACTCTGTCACTTTCATGGCAGTGTATGTTGATGATGTCCTCCTTACTGAAACTGATCTAGTTGAAATCCAACAGCTCAAGGCATTCTTACATGACAGCTtcaaaatcaaggatttaagtaaattacattatttcttGGGTGTAGAAATA
This genomic window contains:
- the LOC125849803 gene encoding uncharacterized protein LOC125849803, with amino-acid sequence MTNDTTNIATNTTDAPIDSFSPLYIHPSDNPGAMLVPNPFNRTGYRSWRRGVLRSLSVKNKLGFINGKCEKPASNSPNFHLWERCDDMVTSWILNSLGKEIVDSVEYVNDATELWRKLEDRYDQTNGAKLYQIQKEINDLSQGILDITGYYTKMKKL